The nucleotide sequence CCCGACCTTTTGGGAAATAAAAACCATAGGCGAAATCGCGTCTTTTGACGTCTCCGCAGATATTAATTTCTACGACTCTTCCGTCCCGTTTGTTGTGGCAGGATTTATTGCCAACAAAATGTCGCGAAAATTGGTTCGATTTCTTTTTATTAACACTTATAATTTTTCTGCAGATCTATTTTTATTATGGTACTGACTTATTGAGTTGGCAGCATGTTGAGAGAGAGTTTTTCTAAGAGACaaggttttcaaaattacaccactttttcgattattgacgaatttaaaaaaaaaaaatcaaaactgggtcatctttcatgaaaaaaaatcaaaatgtaatcaaatttaTATACTTAAAAATAACGATGAAATATGGTGGATTTTCAGATTctcaagttttagaaaaaacacTTCAAGCAGGACGAAAAGGAAATTCAGTACATATAAACTCAGGTACACCATCTTGGTTACCCTTTCAatcgatttcgttttttttttgtttttttttcgaaaactggagaatccgaaaatccgccagaggctccagaacagttcgtTATCATTACCAATCAAttcgagaggtcgaaaataaagttaaaatcaaatttcagctttttttgttAACGCGTTCgtgaacgatgaatttttcattttttaaaaaaataatagacatgatggagaaaattttggatttgaacaggcacaaaacgattttgaaaacatgtacCTAAATCTATCAACAGGGTCCCAAAGATGGGTAAAGATGGTAAATTCGAGTTAGtagaagctgaatttcatttttacccatACCcagctttttttcgaaaactggagaatctgaaaattCGCTCAAGtcttcaaaatggttcgaaattatcACTAATCGACTCGGAAGGTCGAAAACAGAGTACAATTTAAATTTCAGCCTTAaacgtcaatttgaccaaattttgttttttttgttcacaaaaaatgaggctttgaattttaaaaaatggtgaatATAATattggcacgacagaaaaagtgcTTCGAACAACAATATAGGGTATTTCAACGACAATTTGTTAACGACGGTTCAGCACCACAATTTAGGCAATACGAACGAAGATAAAATTCGATTTCATATAACGACGAAAGAAATTGTGATCCACgcccaaataaaattttgacccccaaaaaaattattgtccggaaaaataaattttcagaaaaataactcactttactttttaaaaaaaattgtaaaaataaacataaattttacaaatgggaaatcctttattttttgaaaaaactcccTTTTTAagtcgaatttgaaaaagttttgctttccaaaaaaatttggtttattgcagaaattgctaaaaattgtgaaaaagttgtggTTTTCTTagttgctaaatttttttttggtcaaaattctcaaaaattgtctaatAGTCTTTCTTCTTCCagaattaccaaataaatttttctttttacaaaactgccaaaaatcttgtttttttccaaaaattgccataagctttttattttagaataagtgtttttgtgaaattccaagaaaatgcccaaatcgctaaaaattgatagataatcctacttttttttgctgaaattgtgaacaagttttacttttttggtcaACACCACCAAAAAGATTTTGCTTTTCAtcgaaactatcaaaaaatcacgttttttgccgaaataactgtcaaaaaatcttatttttcgtTAAAACTGCCCAAACGTGCGTTCAAAAACtcaggtgaaatttttgatcctcCTTAATCCCTCTCCTCCTGTTgcccaaaaaagtaaaataaaatgcaCTACTTGtacagtagttttttttgtcgTCGTGCTATTTAACACCTATTTCTGTCGTGCTGATAAATCACACCTTTTAAaacaatcaccaaaaatcgaagaatggTTTTCAGGGCATGAAAGTTATGCTAGTAGTGCATATTGAGGTCCTCTTTCTATCCCCTTTGTCCGATTCGAAAACTTTTGTGTCGGTTGGAAAAATTGTACAgcatgaaattttctttcagcTACAAAAGCCATTAcctttttttgtacttttcaacgtcaacatcaattttatgagaaaattgtTAAAAGAACTGAATCGATAACATTTGTTAGTGAGGacgtcaaaaaatttgaaccctaCTCTCTCTTCCTTCGCTATTTTATTTATACGTAGTTCATACTTGAAAGATCTAGGAAAGAAAATGGATAAATTGATCTAGAAGACTAGGAAAAGTCACAAAAATCAATTCCTCGAAAGGTAGGACATTCAAGAATAATCATTTATgcattcgaaattaattttctcaattattaatgaaaatcaCCTCccacttgaattgaaaaatcatttaatcaaaattgtagTGTatgtgctttttgaaaaaaaaatcaaaattcaaatcaaattgccacgttatttttttcaaaaaaaaaactgattatatttaaaaataaattgcattAATTTGTACTTATGCACACATGTATCTCACTGTTGTGCATGTTATTACATTGTACATAAGTATAAAAACTTAATTCCATAAAGTAAGCACTTAATCTAAATTCAAAGCGGTCAAGTAATAAGAGAACAAGTTCATGAATAAGATATAAATCAAAGACCCTCTGTTTGTATATTCGGTTTATATTTCGAGCGTATATATGTATCGTATCGGACAATAAACGTAAAAGAACACAAGTTAAATATGCTAGCGAGTAAAATATTGGAAAACAGTGTAGAGCTTATGAGTGCTTTTCAACGAGCACACCAGTAACGGAAAAGGTCAGTTAAAGATGAGGATGTAAAAGCCAAGCGGTCTGTTCGTATATTTACGGATAAAAAGCTAGACATAAATATCGTACAAGTGGTCGTCAAAAATACGCCATTGAAAAATCACTCGATTGtctcgagtaaattttttcaaattcggaaGCTTTAGTTCGATCAGAAAATATTCTAGGGTAATTCgtacgagttgaattttcaactaatAATTACCTTTAGACGGAAAAATGAGCTAGATACGTCTTGCTCGTACTTTACGCACCACTAAGAGATAATATTGCGGTCACTCGTTGTACGATCCCCATTTACATAATGACAACCGTTTAAGAGCACCCGTTGGTCAAATAGCCGCTTCTGTTTCGAATAAAACAGTGACCGATGCTCGGGTTAAAGCAATTTCACTCGAATTTTATGCGCCAATAAAAACAatactacgagtatgtataaTAACTTACGACACCTAACCTCGTGCGCGGCTCCCCTTCCTATAAACATCCCCTAAGTTTTACTCCGATCCCTCGGcgatttgaaaatacttttcttttcaaagtcTTATCGGTGAATTGTAAAAAGTCTGACCTTTGTATGCGGGGAAACTTTTGGGACGTATTATCTAGATCACAGATCGCAATTACCGACTAAAGCAACTTTTCCGAAATGTACACACAGGCTAATCCTATGCTACAGAAACCCGTTCGAATTGTCTAATCATTGTAAACCGCGAGAGTTCTTATAAAAAGTCACTGCAGTTGAATGTGAGAAAGAGTGAGAGAGAGGGGTACGTACGCCGATAAAACCTCGGGAAAATAcggggaaaaaaaggaaagaaatttAACATTACAAAAACGAACgtcaaacgaattgattataGCTTAGCTCCGAAGAAggaaaaattgttgtaataaaaGACTGCGAAGGAAATTAGGTTCTTGAAGAAAGAGGGCTTTGGCGATtaaatataaagaaaaaaaataaaggaaaagaAAGCACATAGAAaaagagaaaggaaaaaaaaaagggaaaaagtGAATTAAAAGAATATAAAGTCGAATCGTGTAAAGTACAAAACCGTTTGAATTAACAACCATATTGTGTACCATGCTGCATAATTCTTTTACGTATCagcgaattaaataatttacatTGTTTCCAAATTAAATTACGCCCGacttttacaattgtttttttttgccttttttttctgcttcttttTATTAAACCGTTTTTAAATTCTCTTTTCACGCTTTTTAATTCGCGAGTATTCCGAAGAAAATTATAGTGgaagtttgatttgaaaatcgttGCGGAGTGCTTAAACAGAGGTGTGCTTGCTGAATGCtcccatgcaaaaaaatagtactACTAATTTAATACTGAAAGCAGTACTACTTTCAGTAGTaacaatttgaacttttcaagtagtaCTACAGTACCATCACACAGTAGTTCCACAGTACTACTGAAAAGTGACACTACATAATATTAGTTTTCAGTAGTACTGTAACTCATCGATCTTATGAAAAAATAGTAGCACGCAGCAGTACTGTACCTAGTATTACTACAGTACTACTCAACTACTACTGAACTTCAGTACTCCTAGAGAATAATTTCTGAACGGTCACCCATCCAACCTCCAGCCAGGCTCGATGCTGCTTAACTTCTGTGGAAGTACTGAAGACGGATCTAAAACATGCTATAGTATTATTATAGTACTAATGGACCATTTTTGAATTACATTAGTTGTAGGTTGATGCGAGGTTCAGTACTACTTCAGTACTATAGTCAGTACTACTAAAGTATAATACCAGTACTACTTCCAGTACTGTAATACTGAGTAATACTGAACTACAAAATAAATAGTACATGAATTTGAAAGTAGTACTGCAATACTACTCAAGTATAATACCAGTACTACTTCCAGTATACCAATTGTTCATGACTTCAAAAGTAATACTGTAGtactactgcagtactactaatctatgatttttttgcatgggcTGCTTGGTAGTGTACTCTGAAAAGGggataaagaaattgaaattgtttcgGTGTCTGTCTCAATTCCATAAGTATGTTTTACAATTCGAATTCACTTTCATCGATGAGCTCTCCGAGTCGACATGGTATTTCTTATATTATTAAACCTTGACCAGAATGACCTTACGAATGCATCAGCTAAATTATAGGTTTTGTCTTcacctatgtatgtatttgtatgtaactggaattgtttattttcaaaattacgaaaaatttgatgacaaactgtttaaatgattttgtttgATCTTTACAGTTTAACTGCGAGACAAGAAGTGAAGCGCtctttatttgtaaaaatagcAAGAAGGATAGCGTCAGTATGAGTCATCTGACTCACGCcatttttttgcgataaaaGTTTCTTCTATGTATAAATGTAAAACTACGCGAGTGCGCAACTGTCTGCGCTACAACGAGATAACACACGATTCAAATATTTCTATCTTTTCGTGGATGACGCAATAAATATCAGAAATTacattagaaataaaaatttaaatattcgttcgaaatgaaatttaacataCTCCCCGCGTTGAGGCGACGCCTCAAACAAAATGATCTACATATTTAAATTACAAAAGGTTTTCGAGACAGGTTTTATTTACGGTGGTTAGGAGTTAGGTTATTTTGAATGGCGAAAATTTGCGAATCGAAGAGAGAGAGAATCTATGGTATTTCATGGGCACACATGAAATGAGCTTTCTTAGCTCACCTGTCTTATTTTACTTTCAAGGTATATTATAGTCACACTGGCCAAGTGTGATTGCTCTCGGAGCAATTATTGAGGAGAGGTGCTATCCTCAGCGAACCCTGGTaccaggttttgatttttgtttacattATAGGATTCTTCTCTCTGGCCTTTAGTCGATTTGATGATTTATGATACATATCTATGGAATGAACTACGCTCCTAAATAcaacaaataacaaaaaattgtattacttcaaaaaaattacaaaatctgaTAGAATTAAATAAAATCACAGACTTCTTTGAAAACAACTGAAACTTGAAGTTCCTCAAATCATCATCGACGTAAATTTGATATATTTTCGCACCTAACTTTTCTCTGTGTTATCCGCTATTACAATATTATTGGACCCATCTGTCCGCGGATTTTGTTGTGGACCTACGCACATACAcagataaaattataattacatatttttacgaTCACAAGGGAGAAAAACAAGTTTAACGAGAGGTCTTTTGACCTTGCCATTGGACGTTTGGATCGTCGCTACTCGACATTTACCATCTTTACCTGGATGTAACTCAAGTACCCTACCTAAGGCCCACTGCGTAGGAGACAAATGATCATCTTTAATTACGACAAAATCACCTAGCTTTAATTCGCCGTCAGGTAATTGCCATTTATAACGTTGTTGAAGAGTATTCAGATATTCGGATTGCCACcttttccaaaataattgaGTCAGTTTATTAATTTGTTCCCAGTGTTTTAATCGATTACTGGGAATATTTGTGTAGTCGATGGTTTGCAATGCTGTGATTGGTCCGCCAATGAGAAAATGTCCTGGCGTCAAGGCGTTGAGTTCGTTCGGATCGGACGATTCTGGAGTGAGAGGTCTCGAATTAAGACAAGCTTCGATCTGATTAAGTAAAGTTGCGAATTGATCGGAAGTCAGTGTATACGAATCGATCGTCTTATACAAATGACTTTTTATGGATTTCACTCCAGCCTCCCATATCCCACCAAAATGAGGGGCGTGAGGAGGAATGAAATGCCATTGCGAACCTTTATcaagtgtgaatttttcgattttggaggCCTCTTTCAACACCAAGGAATGCATTTCGTTTAATCGATTTTTCGCACCAACAAATGTCGTTCCATTGTCGGAATAGATATGCGCAGGTACGCCGCGTCGCGAAATAAACCTTGAAAAGGCTTCGAGAAATTTTTCTGTAGAAAGGTCGTACACCACTTCGATGTGAATTGCCTTTGTTGCAAAGCAAACAAAGACAGCAACATAGACCTTGATTTTCGTTCGACAGCGACCACCTGTTTGCATTAGTGAAAAGGGTCCAGCATAGTCAACTCCCGTATGGGTGAAGGCTCTGCTTGGACTAATTCGTTCCTTGGGAAAATTGGCCATAATTTGATGCTGTGTTTTTGCAGCGAATTTTGCGCAAGTAAAGCACAATTTTAAACATCTTGAAATGCACGAATTCATACGAAGTATCCAAAATTGCCttcgcaaaattgattttagcaACTTTGGACCCGCATGTAAATTGATTAAATGTTCATGCATAACAATTAGAGTAGTTAAAGGATGAGATGGGTGAAGTAGGATGGGGTGCCGTTGTTCATAAGACATGTCAGCCTCCTCCAACCTACCCCCTACACGAAGTATCCCATCAGCATCTAGAAACGGACTTAGACTTTCAATCGAGCTGTTTTTATTTAGGGGCTTGCCATTTTTTAGGCGCGTGATATCGTcttgaaaatattcacattGAGACAGCttgattaaaatcatttttgcgaATTCTAAGTCGTGTTTGTGAAGCTGTTTTCCTTCAATTCGATTTGACTGAGGAAAATATGGTAAGCGATTTCGAATTGGTCGAGCTAAATATGACGTGAGCCGCAGCAACTTACTGTAACCTAATTTATGAGCGAGTTTTGAGGAATTTGTTCCCGTATCAGGTAAACCTACGAGGTTGAACAAATTACTTCGGAATGAAGTTGCTACCATGGCTATACCTCGTTCAGTTTTTCGCTCTTCTGATTCGTTGGGATTTGGaacaaaatttacgaaatcAGGCCAAGGACTAGTTGAGTTTCTCAACcaatttggtccaaaaaacCAAACATGGTTAGGCTTACATAAATCAATAGGATTTGCTCCCCGCGATAATACATCGGCTGGGTTGCTATTCGACTCAACATAGTCCCATTGGCTATTTTTAGAAAGACTTTGTATTTTAGTAATTCGATGCGCCACAAAGACACTCCATTTATATGATTGAGTACCAATCCAAGAAAGAGCAATTTTCGAGTCACTCCATAACCTGATGGAAGCGATATTCACTCGAACAGATAAGTCCGAAGCCACCTCATGCGCCATTTCAGCCAGCAATTCGGCTGCTAACAATTCCATTCGAGGTatggaaatttctttcaaaggaGCTACGCGAGATTTCGAGCACAAAAGATGTACTTGAACCTCCTTACCAGAAATAGCTCTCAAATAGAGAACTGCTCCATAAGCGCGAGATGACGCATCAGAAAATCCGTGGAGTTCATAAATTATCGAAGTATTGCTAGGAGTGATGTGTCGAGGTatcgaaattttatttaataaatgaAGTTGCGCTGCAAACTCTCGCCaaggtctcaaaattttgtccGGCACTGTTTCATCCcagtaaatttttcgtttttcgtctTCAactataaatttccaaatttcttgCATGAAACACTTCGCTGTGACTGTTATTGGCCCAACCAAGCCCATTGGGTCGTAAATTGAAGCAATTACGCCCAAAATTTGGCGTTTGGTATGCGCCTCAGTCACGTTTGGTTTTTCGAACCAAAACCTCAAAGTATCGTCGCAAGGAGCCCAGTACATACCCAAAGTTTTGACCATTTCTTTGTCATCAAAACTAACACGAGACAttggctcaatttttgatggatcAATTTTGGATAATAATTCCGGAGAATTTGAGGACCACTTGCTGAGAGGTAAACCAGCAGAATTCAAGAGAGCAATAAGCTCCTCTTGAGTGGCCTTAGCTTGTTCCAAAGAATTTGAGCCGGTTAATAAATTGTCAACatagaaatctgataaaatggcagattttgcatttggAAAATTCGCCCCATAATCTTCAGccagttttttcaaagttcttgtTGCTTCATATTGGGCTGATCTTTCACCAAATGTAACTGTTGTCAATTCGCaaaccttcaatttttcttccgGAGAATTTCGCCAAAATATTCTCTGATATGCAGTATGATCCGGATTTCTCCGAATTTGCCGATACATTTTAACAATGTCAGCAGTCATTACATACGCATATAATCGGAATCGTGTAAGAATGCCTCTCAACTTGGGTTGTACAACTGGCCCTGTGTATAAAAGATCGTTTAAGGAAACACCAGATGATGTTTTCATACTGGCGTTGAAAACAGTACGTTGAGATGTTGAAGTTGAGCTGGGATTGATAACAGCATGATGCGGTACATAATAAACATGCTTTGGAGCTGAATTACTCtcaagattttcagaaatttcgaccATATGACCTAGCTCAATATATTCATTCATACATGAAACGTATTTTTCCTTCATTTGAGGGTTATTTTTTAATCGCTTTTCCAAGTGCATAAATTGTTTCAATGCCTCGAATCGAGACTGGCCTAGTAAAGCGGGATCCTTTTTGAAAGGTAAAGAGACAACAAATCGACCATCTGACTGACGataagtagttttttgataaatagcCTCGCAAGCTAATTCGTCAGCTGTCAAcggaaaattcgaaatttggtgctcaattgaccaaaaatttttcatctgattgAGAAGTTCGTTGTTACTTAACTGAAGTATGAATACCATGGTACCTTGTGTCGTCTCAGCAGTTCTAAAACTACCAGCAATAATCCAACCGAATTCTGTCTCCTTCAACTTCGGCAAATTTGCACCGAGGTTGaagttttcagatttcaaaattttccaaaaaatatctaGGCCCAATAATATATCAATATCATCGGGTATGTTGAAATATGGATCAGCTAGATATAAATGAGATGGTAAATTCCacgaatttattttgaaaaattggttgggAACCACTGAGCTGACAATATTTTCGACAACAAGGCAACGAACTGTTATTTCAGATGAATTATACCTAGAAATTATTGTAACATCAACACACTGATTGACAGCCGCATTTTTACCACCTAAACCACCTACAGAAATATCAGTACTCATAGGAGTTACATTCAATAAGTTGGCTAAtcgttttgaaataaaattaaattgactGCCATTATCTAGCAATACTCTAGATTCGATATTCGAAGTTGACGTtgaattcgaattatttttaacaCCTACTAATGCAGTGGCCAAAAGGGGGTTATTTTCATGATTTACTCGAGTTACATTTTTATTGAGAAGGCAGACggataaattttgattaaaatttgatttgtccAATGGTGTTTTATTTGACATAGTATGAGGTTCAAAATTCTTACCAAAACGATGAACTAAGGAATGATGAGTTCCTTTACACCGATAGCAATGCAGTTGTTTCATCGGACACGCTGCGGGCTTCTCTGTGGCACCTTTGCAACTTGACTTGAAGCATACTTGACACAATCGACGCTCGCCAACGAATTTGATTCGCTCATCTGGAGTTTTCCTTTTGAACTCGTCGCACTGATTTAAGTAATGCTCACCAGAACACAAAACGCAGGGTGGTTTCTTCTTTAACGTTGGTTTGGACTGCTGCTGCACCATGGTGTGGCCTTGAGTTTTGCCTGATTTCATCGTTGCATTTTTCTGGAACTTTGGGCCTTTCCCATAAGGTTTTTGACCTCGATCAAACGCTCTGTCACAGGAAGTAGCTTTCCGTTCGAGGAAATTTAGAAATTCATCGAGTGTGCAGGACTCTGGATTCGCTGTTGTTTGGCGTTCCCATTGCAAACGCACCGTATTATTCGTTTGTGGATCATCTAAGAAGTGAGCGATGGTCACCAGATCAAATGGGTCGATGTTGAACTCGGAACACGCCAACTTCAAACCAGCAGTATGCTGACGATAAGACACCAAACGCTGACGTAAAGTATTGGctgatttttcaacgaaaagcTGCTTATAATGCGACTTGGCTCGGCGAAATGGATCATCATAAAACTTGACCAAAACATCCCATATTTTCTCAAACGGACTATCTCGGAGATTTTCAACCATATCTTTAGCATCGCCATCTAATGCTTGATATAAAAACTGTCGC is from Planococcus citri chromosome 1, ihPlaCitr1.1, whole genome shotgun sequence and encodes:
- the LOC135832784 gene encoding uncharacterized protein LOC135832784, with product MSSETGDKSDSDSVKSRETMESETEREYVADQINPDQPIYKSLKILEIRVVCLEKSFNFGEILDADSAQCDLDELNSIKSRIDELFESHFHEQLISIQQNFDQRCRNLRNRYMQIISRKRRSETPLDSNSAPPMKLPALEVPHFSGDLHKWGSFKSRFLHLAADKRIANDEISKRQFLYQALDGDAKDMVENLRDSPFEKIWDVLVKFYDDPFRRAKSHYKQLFVEKSANTLRQRLVSYRQHTAGLKLACSEFNIDPFDLVTIAHFLDDPQTNNTVRLQWERQTTANPESCTLDEFLNFLERKATSCDRAFDRGQKPYGKGPKFQKNATMKSGKTQGHTMVQQQSKPTLKKKPPCVLCSGEHYLNQCDEFKRKTPDERIKFVGERRLCQVCFKSSCKGATEKPAACPMKQLHCYRCKGTHHSLVHRFGPQQNPRTDGSNNIVIADNTEKS